GAGTGTCCGATAGACTCGGACTCGGCGAACTTCACCATCCCCGCAAAATATTCAGCGGTCCATTCAACACGTTTGTCTGGGAAAACGGATCAAGAACTACTTAATTGATTAGTTCTCGTGAGACTTCGACATGCTCTGCTTCCAATGTAGGGTCGTGCCCTCAGCGCTGCGAACTGCAATGCGCTCCCAACCGTCCAGGTACGTCCTGTTGATACTATGGAAGGATCCTTTCGACTTTCGAGACAATGCGGTGGCTGTCATACCAGGCTAGGACTTTCAGTTAACAACCAAAGTAACAGACTCCAGGCTCTGACCCTCACTAACTCCCTATCAACACCGCTCCGCACCTTTTCATCCGCCCTTCGTTCACAACCGACCCCGTTGACACAGAGTCTCCCCTCATTCCGCACATCTCTCACATCAGCCTCTTCGGTCTCATTCGGTCTGACGCAGCAGACTCGGTCATTCTCCGCCAGTGCGTCGCTGGCCGGTAAACGGGCTACCTACAATCCCTCGCGTAGAGTGCAGAAACGTCGCCATGGGTTTCTTGCGCGGTTGCGGTCGAGGGGAGGGAGAAAGGTTCTCCAGCACCGGAGAGCGAAGGGACGGAAGTCTCTGAGCTGGTAGTGTGgttgttttcctttttgcgGTGGTCGTGGTTTTCAAGTGACTCGTTCGGGAATCGGCGTGGGCTATGTCTGGCTGGATGACAAGTCTCGGTGGATATGGAGACGATGCAGTCTCGATCCTTTCCGGACTTATCAGCATTATTCCTGTGTTCATCGTGGTTGAGAGAAGGGGATAACTATTTCGATCACTGTGGTGGTTTAGATCGATTGGATGGCTGGCGTGCATCTTGTGTTTGCTGGGACAAAATGCTATTTTCACGTGTACCATATACATACAGATATCAGCTCCTTACATTATACTTCGGTTTACGTCTATTATATATATGGGGTGTCATTTCTGGGCCAAGATCTGGTCCTAAGAGACCATTCAACTTTAGCTTCTTTTATATACAGGAAATGGAAGCAACGCCAAACGATCATGAGGCGCGAGAATAGCGCAAACCCTGATATATGCACGCAAAGTACGTCAGGTATGAATGCTAACTCGCGGGTAGTGATCTTGCAGATGTAACCACGCTCATATATCCCAGTCTCACCACACCTCGTGCTTCCCCGTGTGAACGCCGTCTAGCTCCGCCACATTCGGGTGTCGCTGCTGGTGCGAGTCTAGCTCTGAGGGATTCTGGACTCAAGTCCCTGGAGGATAGACAGCGAAGGGGCGTTCCTGAGACCCCAGCAAGAAGGCGGAATTTGTTCTGCTCTGCTGCGAGTCGCTTCTTATATATGCGCACCACAAACAGCGCGATCAGACATCCTATGATGACAACGCCTACCCTGACGAACTCCGACGTCGATCGCTATACCTGTCGAGTCTGACTTTGAACTATGCGAATCGTTCGAGCCTGAGGGTACCCTCGTGGGGGTTGGCGTCGCCGACATCCCTGtgcttgttgttgctgtggATGTCTCCCTGGAGGAATGTCGTGGTTGTCGCCGTCGAGGTAAGTTCTATTCCCGCCGTCGCAATGATGGCGGGTTCATCCAGGGTGATTTACACATACGAAGCCTTGGCACAGCAGTCGTCTGCAGAGCAGCAGTAATTGTTGGTGGTATTTCCGTATCACATCACCTATTCTCCACCAGAGGGGTTATCTGCACGCAGAGTTCAACTGGGCGAACACAGTGATTAGTGGGTTTGGCTCGAGGCTCACCTGCCACACGGTGTCGCTGGCATCTAGGGAGCAACCCACATCTCATCTGTGCAGGTCCCTTTGATGAACTGCAGGGGATTGCCGTCAGAGCCATCCCACCCCCCTGCGGGCTCGCAGGGTGATTGCTATACAAAAGGGTTCAACCTTAGAGAATTATGACTTGGAATTGATCGAGTATATCATCAGGATTGTCTCGGGAATTCCTTTGATTAACCCATCAACGGCTGCTCGCAAGGCAAGATTGCTTATGGGGGGAAAAAATCATGCTGGTTGTGTCATTACTTGAGCTTGGGGCCGTTGGTTATCTCATGATCGACAATAAGCTGGTTATATTGTGATGCAGCTATCCTACAACGCAGCTCTTACGGCACCATCAGCTCCATTCACAACTGGCAGTATGGAGCAGCTCAATCAAGTTTGCGCCTAGTAAAACGACCAAGACAGTAGAGACTGTGCCATTGACCAGCGGTTAATATATGTTGAATTGCATGCGCATCAGGACCTCTCCATCCAATATGCATAGTCTATCTAAATTGCTGTATGTACGGCTTGAAAGTCCATGTGTCCCATTCGGAGGCGCTTCTCTTTTTACCCTTTTATTGTATAATAAAAGCACCTGCCGGGTCTATCATAGAGAATGTAGAACTCTTGTCTAGGTCGTGAGGTAGACATCCGCTGGTACGATAACTCCCCAACGTCATCATAAGTCGCATCACTCGTTATCATcagattcttcatcttcctcagatTCAGAcacatcatcgtcttcgtcgttatcgtcgtcgtcatcatcttcttcttcttcttcgtcggattcttcgtcgtcgtcgccatCATTTTTCAATCCATAATCATCTTCAAAGTCCTTCAGTGGCTGCACCACGGGAGTGAAACGAGCCGCTTCGAGACCTTGTTTGATTGTCTATATTGAGAGTAAGTAACTATAGCTCACAACCTCATTCTGCACGTGCAAGGGAACTCTTACCTCTTCGAGTACAGGTGCACAGGTGACAACAAGGTTTGCCTTGTCCGGCGCGAACAATGGCAGGATGATTTCACGCAAGGCTGCTTTGACGTCTTCGACACCAGTGACTCGTACTTGTTTGAGCGTCTTTTCCTTGTAGTCGCTGGGCAGATTGCGAATGACCTGACGAATGAAGCTGCCTTGCGCCGCACTGGCGATAGTCGATTGCTCATTGGCAAAGCTGACAACAATGCTGCTAATAGCCCCCTCTAGCATTAAGGGGTCAAATGGGATTGCACCCGAGAGGTGGTCCTCGACAATCTGTTTACTGGACTCGAATGCCTTGTGTGCATTCGGTGACCGATATACATCAAAGTTCACAAAGCCAGTGTCGATGTTATAGGCGAAGTTCGTACCGTAAGCCAAGCCTTTGCCGCGGACGGCGACCCAGAGAGGACCCTCCACGGCATTCATATACGCAATAGCAACCAACAGAGCGGGGAGCTTGGGGTGATCATACGAGTCGAGACCCCGAGCAGTTGCGTAGGCAAAGGACGAGTCAATCGTCGGCATCGGAACCACGTACGACTTTCCACCAGGGGTTCGACCTGCCTCGCTCAGCAAGTCCCTGCGGACGGTGACGGGCTTTAGAGAGGTCACGTCGCCGAGTCGCTCAGCATAGGGCTTCCAGGATGAAACTGGATTGGGCAGCTTATCAATGTCTGCGATGACCAGAACTCGCATGTTCTCAAACCTGAAAAGAGCTTGTCTGATCTCTTCCATGCGAGCAACAACGGTCTCGGGTTGCTCGGCCAATTGTCGCTTGATCCGCTTGAGATATCGCGCCTTGACTAATGTACTCCGTGCCCGCACAATGGATTCAGGCGCGTAGTGAACCATGACATGCACAGCTGCCAGCATGTCATCACCACTACGCTTGGCATCGGGCACGTCAGCAAGCAGCCGACTGGTGATCGCGCGCAGTCTCTCCACGTCAAAGACCGAGTTCCAGGAGAGCTCCTTGAGCCAGGCGATTGCATTGCTATACTTCTCAATTTCGACCTGGAAAGAGATGCGCAACATCTCCGAGTTGCCCAGGCTCCTTGCACCCTCCATCGAATAGCCAACAGTATCCCTTTCCAATTCAACCACGACTTGTTCGAAATTGATCGTCTTCCCATCCCTTTGGACAGGTAAGTTGAAGAACGCCTCTGTATACACGGACAGAAGGGGACGAAGGTGGACTGGCACCGACTGAGCCGAGATAAGAAGTGAAAGCTGGACGAAACTACTGGGTATATGTTCAAAATGGATGAATAGTGGCAGCTCCGAGCCATCGGCATCCACCAACTTCTGGACCTTGTTATCTGCGCGTCCGGCTGTCAGGGCAGCACCGGATCGGGCCGTCATCGTCTCCACGAAGTGGATAGATTCAATACTAGGAATCTTGAACTTTTCCAGCATCTCTTTAGGAATCTCTCTATCATTTTCAGCCTTTGCCTTCTCCAGTTTGTCGGCCAGTTCCTTCAGGCCCTCGGGTCCGAGTCGCTTCTTCTGAGCTGCAACTctggcctcttcctctttcttcaaggTTTCGGACATCTTCATTGATGGTACGCCAAGTATCGTAACATGTGGCGCATCCGAAAGCCACTTCTTGATGAAATTACGCCATTCATCTTCACTCCACTTCTCCAGAACGTCGTACTCTTGCAAGGTTGCAACGTCCAGCAGCGTTGAGCCGTCTTTCTTCCCGAAGAGAAAGTCAGAGATAACATACTCCgccaaagaagaagcagagtTCTCAGTGGAGAACTTCCAAGTCCTCTTTTGTCGGTCGATGCACTCTTTCAGATACTTCATATCcagattcttcttcaaggcgTCATCAAGGACTTCAAAGAATCGTTTCTCCACCTGAGCGAGTTTGGCGGTTTCAACGCTGGTCAGAGTGAAGCGGATTTCGACACTTGGATGATCTTCCGTGGCATAGTACACAGCACTGGCGAGCTGTTCCTTTTCCACCAGTATGTTCTCTAGAAGAGAAGCCGACGACCCAGCCAGGTATAAAAGTGCGACGTTAAGAGCACCGGCTTGTACACATAAGCGACGAATCACTAGAATGATGAAGACTTGGGGACTCACTTTGTACAGGATCAGTGCAATCGGGACCCAGAAACCTGATTTCTATTTCACCAAAAGATTCGTCCTCCTCGGGGAATTCAACCGTCTTCACAATCGACTTCTCCAACGGAGGAGCTTGTTTGGAATCTACCCATGGTCGTTTAAATGGCGAATCAGGACTTGGAATAACATCCAGGATAGTGTCTTCGAATTTGTCAAGCGTTTCCAGCATGTTATCATGGTCCACCTCACCCGTGATAATCAGACACAGGTTACGAGGTTGGTACATCTCACGATGAAACGCGCGAATTCTGTCCGCAGTGAGAACACGAAGCTGCTCCATCATGCCTCCAGTCTCATAGCGGAAGCCTACGCCAGGCGGGTACATGAGGCGTCGGGCCGCCAAGTCGATCAGCTCTGCCGCGTTGTTTTGCACTCCTTGCATCTCCGAGTATACAACTCCGGCATCGTTACCGGAACCGTCTATGTGGTGCACTTCTGTGTAGCAGCCTTCATTTGTCAGAGTAGGTGCAATCACATGCTCCAGGTAGACAGGCAAGATCTGAGAGAACCCCTCCCAGCCCGCTGTATCCAGCGTGTAGGCTGTGTGATCCGTGGCCGTCCAGGCATTTGTGTTGGAATACACGCGCGTAGCGAGTTTGTCTAGGAATCCCTTATATCTATAATTGCGCGATCCCATAAAACACAAGTGTTCCAGAGTGTGAGGCGCTCCTGAATCATCCAGGATCTCTGTGGCGAGCACAAAGTACCCGGTCACCTTGGGCCCTTTCTGATCAATGACCACAACTCTCATCCCGGTTCTCTCAGATTCATATTGAACGAACTCGCTCGGTGAGTAGTCAGGCTTGAACCTCTGGAGTAATCTAAAGTGA
The Aspergillus fumigatus Af293 chromosome 4, whole genome shotgun sequence DNA segment above includes these coding regions:
- a CDS encoding putative zinc metalloprotease, giving the protein MSPSNQKTHFRLLQRFKPDYSPSEFVQYESERTGMRVVVIDQKGPKVTGYFVLATEILDDSGAPHTLEHLCFMGSRNYRYKGFLDKLATRVYSNTNAWTATDHTAYTLDTAGWEGFSQILPVYLEHVIAPTLTNEGCYTEVHHIDGSGNDAGVVYSEMQGVQNNAAELIDLAARRLMYPPGVGFRYETGGMMEQLRVLTADRIRAFHREMYQPRNLCLIITGEVDHDNMLETLDKFEDTILDVIPSPDSPFKRPWVDSKQAPPLEKSIVKTVEFPEEDESFGEIEIRFLGPDCTDPVQTGALNVALLYLAGSSASLLENILVEKEQLASAVYYATEDHPSVEIRFTLTSVETAKLAQVEKRFFEVLDDALKKNLDMKYLKECIDRQKRTWKFSTENSASSLAEYVISDFLFGKKDGSTLLDVATLQEYDVLEKWSEDEWRNFIKKWLSDAPHVTILGVPSMKMSETLKKEEEARVAAQKKRLGPEGLKELADKLEKAKAENDREIPKEMLEKFKIPSIESIHFVETMTARSGAALTAGRADNKVQKLVDADGSELPLFIHFEHIPSSFVQLSLLISAQSVPVHLRPLLSVYTEAFFNLPVQRDGKTINFEQVVVELERDTVGYSMEGARSLGNSEMLRISFQVEIEKYSNAIAWLKELSWNSVFDVERLRAITSRLLADVPDAKRSGDDMLAAVHVMVHYAPESIVRARSTLVKARYLKRIKRQLAEQPETVVARMEEIRQALFRFENMRVLVIADIDKLPNPVSSWKPYAERLGDVTSLKPVTVRRDLLSEAGRTPGGKSYVVPMPTIDSSFAYATARGLDSYDHPKLPALLVAIAYMNAVEGPLWVAVRGKGLAYGTNFAYNIDTGFVNFDVYRSPNAHKAFESSKQIVEDHLSGAIPFDPLMLEGAISSIVVSFANEQSTIASAAQGSFIRQVIRNLPSDYKEKTLKQVRVTGVEDVKAALREIILPLFAPDKANLVVTCAPVLEETIKQGLEAARFTPVVQPLKDFEDDYGLKNDGDDDEESDEEEEEDDDDDDNDEDDDVSESEEDEESDDNE
- a CDS encoding mitochondrial 54S ribosomal protein bL34m, which gives rise to MLCFQCRVVPSALRTAMRSQPSRLQALTLTNSLSTPLRTFSSALRSQPTPLTQSLPSFRTSLTSASSVSFGLTQQTRSFSASASLAGKRATYNPSRRVQKRRHGFLARLRSRGGRKVLQHRRAKGRKSLSW